From the Pirellulales bacterium genome, one window contains:
- a CDS encoding phytanoyl-CoA dioxygenase family protein: MVSPIYERLARHARVVEPVEQILQDHVYVHPFKINAKVAMDGELWPWHQDYQFGRDGDGMPADHAVNVTVFLADVTEFNGPMIFLAGSHREGTISVRPRHAETTGWASNVAADLTFSFDREQICQLAQKYPLVAPKDPAGLALIFHPNVVHASVSTISPFDGTVSIVTYNAVHNVPQLLQSPRPVFLAARQTDPITALPGDAALVA, from the coding sequence TTGGTCAGTCCGATCTACGAACGACTTGCACGCCACGCGAGAGTGGTCGAGCCTGTCGAACAGATTCTGCAAGATCACGTTTACGTCCACCCGTTCAAGATCAATGCGAAGGTTGCGATGGACGGTGAGCTATGGCCGTGGCATCAGGACTACCAGTTTGGGCGCGACGGCGATGGAATGCCTGCCGACCACGCTGTAAACGTTACGGTATTCCTGGCAGACGTGACTGAGTTTAACGGCCCAATGATTTTTCTCGCGGGTTCTCATCGTGAAGGGACCATAAGTGTCCGGCCACGTCATGCGGAGACGACCGGGTGGGCTTCGAACGTCGCAGCCGACTTGACCTTCTCCTTTGATCGGGAACAAATCTGCCAATTGGCCCAGAAATATCCGCTTGTTGCACCAAAGGACCCGGCAGGGTTGGCGCTGATATTTCACCCAAATGTCGTTCACGCTTCGGTAAGCACTATCTCCCCGTTCGATGGTACCGTTTCAATTGTAACATACAACGCCGTTCATAACGTTCCGCAGCTGCTGCAATCCCCACGCCCAGTATTCTTGGCGGCCCGACAAACTGATCCGATCACGGCCCTGCCCGGCGACGCGGCTTTGGTCGCCTAG